A window from Hymenobacter volaticus encodes these proteins:
- the fbaA gene encoding class II fructose-bisphosphate aldolase: MAEQTLTGLRAGVLHGDEVQALFEVAKANAFALPAVNVTGTNTVNAVLETAAAVNSPVIIQFSNGGAQFFAGKTIPNGDQRASIAGAISGAQHVHLMAELYDVPVILHTDHAAKKLLPWIDGLLAAGEKHYAQYGQPLYSSHMLDLSEEPIEENIEICKRYLERMSKIGMTLEIELGVTGGEEDGVDNSDVDSSKLYTQPEEVAYAYEQLSEISPRFTIAAAFGNVHGVYKPGNVKLQPVILHNSQEFLRQKHNIAEALPINFVFHGGSGSSQEEIREAISYGAIKMNLDTDLQWALWQGIKDYYVKNEGFLQSQIGNPTGADSPNKKYYDPRVWLRKGEETFVARLKQAFEDLNANNRR, from the coding sequence ATGGCTGAACAAACCCTTACTGGCCTGCGGGCTGGCGTCCTGCACGGCGACGAAGTGCAAGCCCTGTTCGAAGTGGCCAAGGCCAATGCCTTTGCACTGCCTGCCGTCAACGTGACGGGCACCAACACGGTAAACGCCGTGCTGGAAACGGCCGCCGCGGTCAACTCCCCGGTTATCATTCAGTTCTCCAACGGTGGCGCTCAGTTCTTTGCTGGCAAAACCATTCCTAATGGTGACCAGCGGGCCAGCATTGCCGGCGCCATTTCGGGCGCTCAGCACGTACACCTCATGGCCGAGCTCTACGATGTGCCCGTGATTCTGCACACCGACCACGCCGCCAAAAAATTGCTGCCCTGGATTGACGGCCTGCTCGCCGCCGGCGAAAAGCACTATGCGCAGTACGGCCAGCCCCTCTACAGCTCGCACATGCTCGACCTGTCGGAGGAGCCGATTGAAGAGAACATCGAAATCTGCAAGCGCTACTTGGAGCGCATGAGCAAGATCGGCATGACGCTGGAAATCGAGCTTGGCGTAACAGGCGGCGAGGAAGACGGCGTTGATAACTCCGACGTGGACAGCTCCAAGCTCTACACCCAGCCCGAAGAGGTAGCCTACGCCTACGAGCAGCTAAGCGAAATCAGCCCTCGCTTCACCATTGCAGCGGCATTTGGCAACGTGCACGGTGTGTACAAGCCCGGCAACGTGAAGCTGCAACCCGTAATCCTGCACAACTCGCAAGAGTTCCTGCGTCAGAAGCACAACATCGCCGAAGCACTGCCCATCAACTTTGTGTTCCACGGCGGTTCGGGCTCTAGCCAAGAGGAAATTCGGGAGGCCATCAGCTACGGCGCCATTAAAATGAACTTGGACACTGACTTGCAGTGGGCCCTGTGGCAAGGTATCAAAGACTACTACGTGAAAAACGAAGGCTTCCTGCAAAGCCAGATTGGTAACCCCACCGGTGCCGACTCGCCCAACAAGAAGTACTACGACCCACGCGTGTGGCTGCGCAAAGGCGAAGAAACCTTCGTAGCTCGCCTAAAGCAGGCCTTCGAAGATCTGAACGCCAACAACCGCCGCTAG
- a CDS encoding sensor histidine kinase, with the protein MKALFLLLGAFLILTGVASAQASANSIVTLQQMPAEGILLDQGWRLQAGDNPRWALPSANEQQWQPIDPTLSLHQLPQVQRAGTGWLRLRFRVSPELRQQALVLRISQYAASEIYLNGRLLRQYGTLSADPTQVRPYWPDDEPIELQLSDQAEQVLAVRFATWPRFALFSDFFVPLFFQARLAGITQVVQSNQLEATYKTSDMLLFGAFLLLSVLHLAFYLYNPAERANYFFTLYTLAGAISFACTGFLDEVRNMDTRIGVDILSYVCLQTGGILVVRALYSLFNVPIGFVYRGLWVINFLSLWLLTFVSQFSWYPTVGFMLLVTAEQLRLTLGALQQTKQAAGIIATGFAISLVLLLLYGFIGRYNEDLLQLKVMSLPLRTILTFPVFLSPVLAISLYLTRQFAWASRLLEIKLNQVRNLSQQMLEQQQEKQLLLAQQNETLERKVQQRTAALQKTLHNLQATQNQLIQREKMASLGELTAGIAHEIQNPLNFVKNFSEVATELLSELKDEMLTAQTAPQKTFTCDLVGELTEVLEKIHHHGYRAGSIVQGMLEHARIGTGERALTDLNALADEFMRLSYQGLRAKNPTFSAKLTTDFDPDLGLIEVVPQDMGRVLLNLFNNAFYAVCKRQAQETADYKPEVLVRTVRCSNAVQIIIRDNGTGIPANIVSKIYQPFFTTKPTGQGTGLGLSLSYDIITKMHKGNLIVDTQEGQYTEFTVSLPADELTCDLPAYQI; encoded by the coding sequence ATGAAAGCTTTATTTTTACTGCTTGGGGCTTTTCTGATTCTAACCGGGGTGGCGTCGGCACAAGCTAGTGCCAACTCGATTGTGACCTTACAGCAGATGCCCGCCGAGGGGATTCTGCTCGACCAAGGTTGGCGGTTGCAGGCTGGCGACAACCCGCGCTGGGCGTTGCCAAGCGCCAACGAGCAGCAGTGGCAGCCCATCGACCCGACACTTAGTTTACACCAACTGCCCCAGGTGCAACGAGCCGGTACTGGGTGGCTGCGGCTACGGTTCCGGGTTAGCCCCGAGCTGCGGCAGCAAGCACTGGTGCTACGCATAAGCCAATATGCCGCCTCGGAAATCTACCTCAACGGGCGCCTGCTGCGCCAATACGGTACGCTCAGCGCCGACCCTACCCAGGTACGGCCGTACTGGCCCGATGACGAGCCAATTGAGTTACAGCTAAGTGACCAAGCCGAGCAGGTACTGGCCGTGCGTTTTGCTACTTGGCCCCGCTTCGCGTTGTTCAGCGACTTTTTTGTGCCGTTGTTTTTTCAGGCCCGGCTGGCAGGTATCACGCAGGTTGTGCAAAGCAACCAGCTGGAGGCAACCTACAAAACGTCGGATATGCTGCTCTTCGGTGCTTTTTTGTTGTTGAGCGTCTTGCACTTAGCTTTTTATCTATACAATCCTGCAGAGCGTGCCAACTACTTTTTCACGCTATATACGCTGGCCGGCGCCATCAGCTTTGCGTGCACAGGCTTTCTGGATGAGGTGCGCAACATGGATACGCGAATTGGGGTTGATATTCTTTCCTATGTGTGCTTGCAAACGGGGGGCATCTTGGTGGTCAGGGCGCTGTATAGCCTTTTCAATGTGCCAATCGGATTTGTTTATCGGGGTTTATGGGTCATAAACTTCCTGAGTTTATGGCTGCTCACCTTTGTCAGTCAGTTTAGCTGGTACCCTACCGTGGGGTTTATGCTGCTGGTTACGGCCGAACAGCTCCGGCTAACGCTAGGCGCTTTGCAGCAAACCAAGCAGGCCGCCGGTATCATTGCCACCGGGTTTGCTATTTCCTTGGTTTTGCTGTTGCTGTATGGCTTTATCGGCCGCTACAACGAAGACCTATTGCAACTCAAGGTAATGTCGTTGCCGCTGCGGACTATCCTTACTTTCCCAGTGTTCCTGAGCCCCGTACTGGCTATTTCGCTGTACCTAACGCGCCAGTTTGCTTGGGCGAGCCGGCTCTTGGAAATTAAGCTCAACCAAGTGCGGAATCTTTCCCAACAAATGCTGGAGCAGCAACAAGAAAAGCAACTACTGTTGGCGCAGCAAAACGAAACACTAGAACGCAAAGTACAGCAACGCACCGCTGCCCTCCAGAAAACTCTGCACAACCTGCAAGCCACCCAAAACCAACTAATTCAACGCGAAAAAATGGCCAGCCTTGGCGAGCTGACGGCCGGCATTGCGCACGAAATACAGAACCCGCTCAACTTTGTTAAAAACTTCTCGGAGGTAGCCACCGAATTGCTCTCGGAGCTGAAAGACGAGATGCTGACGGCCCAGACGGCACCCCAGAAAACTTTTACCTGCGACTTAGTAGGCGAACTTACCGAGGTGTTAGAGAAAATCCACCATCACGGTTACCGGGCCGGCTCCATTGTGCAGGGCATGCTAGAACACGCCCGCATTGGCACTGGCGAACGGGCTTTAACGGATTTGAACGCCCTAGCCGACGAATTTATGCGTCTCAGCTACCAAGGGCTGCGGGCCAAGAATCCTACTTTCAGTGCCAAGCTAACCACCGACTTCGACCCCGACTTGGGCTTGATAGAAGTTGTGCCGCAGGATATGGGGCGCGTATTGCTCAACTTGTTCAACAACGCGTTTTATGCTGTATGCAAGCGCCAAGCTCAGGAAACAGCCGATTACAAACCCGAAGTGCTGGTGCGCACCGTCCGCTGTAGCAATGCCGTGCAAATAATAATTCGCGACAATGGCACGGGCATTCCAGCCAATATTGTGTCGAAAATCTATCAGCCGTTTTTCACCACCAAGCCCACCGGCCAAGGCACCGGCCTCGGGCTCTCGTTGAGCTACGACATCATCACGAAGATGCACAAAGGCAATCTGATAGTGGATACGCAGGAAGGCCAGTACACCGAATTCACGGTGAGTTTGCCCGCCGATGAGCTAACCTGCGACCTGCCAGCCTACCAGATATAG